Part of the Actinomyces howellii genome, GCCCTGGCCCGCCTCCACCGGGCCGCGCCGACCTCAGGACGGAAGCGGTCCGGGCGGCACAGGGCCCGCATCGCCGCGTCAAGGACGCAGATGGACTCGCGGGCGGGCAGGTCGAAGGCGCAGTCGACCGCGGTGCGCATGAGCGTGGAGACCGGAAGGCCGTTGACAACCGTCGTCTCTTGCTCTCCCAGGGAGGAACGACGTTTGCGAATGCTGCACGACCGCCCTGAGGTGGACTCGCAGGGCAGGCGGTCGGGGCGGAAGACGATCGGCTCCAGGGGGCGGACGGTCCGGCCGGGGGTTGCTGGTACCGCGACCCGCACGTCCGGCTCGCCGTCCCACAGCCACAGGCCGTGGACGAGTGCCGCGGCCTCGTGGGTGAGGGCCACGGCCGAGGGCACGCAGTGGACTGCCGCCACGCAGCGAGCCAGCGCGACCTCGCGCCGTTGCGCCCACACGGGCAGGCCCGGCGTGGGTCGGAGCCGGACGCCGGGCGCGATCCGCAGGAGACCGGGGTCCCGGCTGGAGGCCCGGGAGGGTCGGCGGGCGCAGGACAGGTGGATCTCGGGGAGGGTGGGGGGGCTCAGGTACGGTGCTCATCACACGAGCGTGCGCCTGACAGGCGCAGATCTGCTCCGGCTCTCCACAAGCTCCTCCCCGCCCCCTGCACGAACGCCTCCTGTGGAGCACCTCGGACCCGGGCGCAGACCGGCCCGCCCTCCCCGACGGCGTCGAACACGTCACTGTGCGCCCGACTACCCTCCTTTTACCGGGGCACTCGGGCGCACAGTGACGTGTTCGGCCTGCGCGACGCTCACGCGCCCCTCTGTGCGATCGCAGCAGTCGCCCGACGGTGACGAACGACTTATCCGCTGCCTCCGGCGGAACTGTTTCCGCGTTGGTATGAAACCTCGTAATTGGTGCCCGCGTCACCCAGGCTGTCACGGATCGCTCCATCGAACTGACCATCTGGATCCTCAACGAACTTGGTATAGAGCCGATCCAGAGCCTCTGGGCTCAACTTCGTGGGGTCCACCCCCTTCTCCGTGACTAGACCCGGCACCGCAGCGTTCGCCTGCTCCGCCGGGATGACTCCCATACTGACAAGCTGCACCACGGTGCTCACCACGCTCGCCCGGTTTCCATCCCGCATCATGCCCTCGCTCTCGTTGAGAGCTCGAGCCAGATTCTGCGTCAGTTGCTCACTCATAGCTGTCCGCCCAGCATCGGCCGCCCTTCCGATACCATACCCCCATATCTTAGCAACCTCCTCTCCAGGCCCTGGTAGGAATCCGGATCCAGCGCACAACGCGTCGATGATGATCTTGTTGCGCTTGTCAGTCTCTGCAGCATCTCCCTCCACTCCGGCTCGACTCGCCCCCAAAAAGAATGCTCTGGTTGCTGAATTCGCCTCGATCGCCACCTCCAGGGACGCACCACCGCCTGTCCGGTAGTTAGCAGCCGCGAACATCATTCGCGCCCGCTGCAGATCAGCCACGGAATCAGCCACGGTCTTGAGATGGCCCTCGTCCCGCGAGACCTCCCGGACAACTCCTGCGAGCCCCTTGGTACTGAAGTTAGGTTGATAACTTGTCCCTGCCGTCCACGCGGGCGCACCCGAGCTCTGCTTCTGATCCGGGAGATCCGGACCCATGTCTCTCGGGTCGTCCGCCTGTCTGGCGGCGGCGTCGGCAGCATAAGGGTAGTTTGCCAGCGTCTCACTCAGATTCCCTTGAGTACGATCTGAGACCTTGACTCCTGACTCACCGATTCCATTGACGACCCCTGAGGCGATCACCGCTGCCTGCTTTGACTCCAGAGTCGGCGGATGATCGTCGTCAACAACCTGCCTCGCATACTTGTTCGAAGTGCTCGCAGCCAGTCCTGACCACGTGTCCGTCCACTCATTTTCTCCGAGGTCATGGCGGCTCATGAGTTCTCGGACCCGAGCGACGTCCTTGGCGTTCCCCTCACGGCCGCCGAGAAACTCGACCGCCGCCCCAGGATCTGCACCCATCGCGTCGAGCACACCTTGCAAGGGCTCGGATGACTGAGCGGGCAGATGGTCACCCAGTCCGCCAATCTGACCATTAGCCTCTCGAGCGCTTGCCGCTTTGATGTCCTTCCAGGGAAGTTCCTCCATGCCGCGACCGAGATTGACCAGGAACTCTCTTCCGAAAGAAAGGTCATTGACGCCGTCCCGGTTTGCGTCCTGCCGGCCGAGCATGGCGTTGAGGACAGTAATACGCCCCCAGTCCTTCTCGTTCCTCACAGAATTAACAAGCGCCTCCGACACCTCTTTGCTACGCTTTTTGTCCCACGTCGTTGACGCAGTCGCCAGCACCCCGCCTAGGTGCTTTGCCATATCCAGCCCGGAATTAGGAATCGCCTCATCCTCTCTGCCAGATACAGGATCGCGAGCGGTATATGCCCTCTTTATCGAGAGCGGAATCTGCGTAAGATTCTCCGGACCTATTTCGAAAACGAGTCCGTTTGCATAGGCCTTGTTCTTCTTGTGCTTCTTGATCGACTCGAGCAACTCTTCATATCTTCTCCCACTCGGCAAACGACCCGACGACTTCCTCTCCTTGAGATCCTTCAGGTCTTTGGCGTCCACCATCGCTGCCCCCCAGTTCTCGAGGTCTGCCGGCGAGTCGATCCGCACGCCCTCATGGACGTCAATTTCTATTTCGCCGTCCGCATTCATGGGAGCAATTTGATTGTCGCTGATTCGAAGAATTGTGTTTTTGCAGGACTCGACGCGGTCCGCTGTCGCGCGCAGATCGTCAATTCTGCGGCTGATCAGCGTAAGAAACGAGTCGACACCGGAGCCGCTCATTGGATCATTAAGATCGAAGCTAGTTCGATCAATATTATTCTTCGCAGAGCCCGCGTCATCCCCGAAGTCTCGCAGCGCCTTGATCTTATCTGATAATTTTCCTGGATTCATGAACAACGTAGCCACAAGATCACCTCATCTGTTCGGCCATTTTGCTTCATCGGATTCAGAGTCCACCTTTTCCGGTAGTGCTGCGATCTGAGTCTCGATGCTTTCTGTGAGATCCACGAACACGGA contains:
- a CDS encoding DUF6571 family protein produces the protein MATLFMNPGKLSDKIKALRDFGDDAGSAKNNIDRTSFDLNDPMSGSGVDSFLTLISRRIDDLRATADRVESCKNTILRISDNQIAPMNADGEIEIDVHEGVRIDSPADLENWGAAMVDAKDLKDLKERKSSGRLPSGRRYEELLESIKKHKKNKAYANGLVFEIGPENLTQIPLSIKRAYTARDPVSGREDEAIPNSGLDMAKHLGGVLATASTTWDKKRSKEVSEALVNSVRNEKDWGRITVLNAMLGRQDANRDGVNDLSFGREFLVNLGRGMEELPWKDIKAASAREANGQIGGLGDHLPAQSSEPLQGVLDAMGADPGAAVEFLGGREGNAKDVARVRELMSRHDLGENEWTDTWSGLAASTSNKYARQVVDDDHPPTLESKQAAVIASGVVNGIGESGVKVSDRTQGNLSETLANYPYAADAAARQADDPRDMGPDLPDQKQSSGAPAWTAGTSYQPNFSTKGLAGVVREVSRDEGHLKTVADSVADLQRARMMFAAANYRTGGGASLEVAIEANSATRAFFLGASRAGVEGDAAETDKRNKIIIDALCAGSGFLPGPGEEVAKIWGYGIGRAADAGRTAMSEQLTQNLARALNESEGMMRDGNRASVVSTVVQLVSMGVIPAEQANAAVPGLVTEKGVDPTKLSPEALDRLYTKFVEDPDGQFDGAIRDSLGDAGTNYEVSYQRGNSSAGGSG